The Cydia amplana chromosome 23, ilCydAmpl1.1, whole genome shotgun sequence genome includes a region encoding these proteins:
- the LOC134658595 gene encoding uncharacterized protein LOC134658595, with amino-acid sequence MHLSIMPYKIVKTYEKGVTQLTAVPSTWEEDGVLRWPRYNENKLRRIEGSLPDNSWRKINCQVKRSNLITFLKAEQEVDKMCKYSETETDADEQDLNYVTDNRDITFEEIVRDCIERDSISPGALTNIVEASSSERQENDVLCQIDETSPLENAPIEIHTDSNVQQNVSQSDKARNLGNSLILIQPQATNTDSNAQQNTTTEVQIDNASLTLMVLGKIETLQENYKTLNEKVTENIKAQQDDRKFISESIQSIMVAISNISVQFEHVMKQFSSAENKKQKVTIQNIASENDLNNFEKELENPDTEVEWKKKFLIICGKGKGRGINNAYALSDSMFSRSFLNQCSWAGGSRTPEQKICFKSHTKIINFFFDIVHESDSSFTVIECHQFFKTILKNSRQRNESKQERISRTKNRPKIKANRKNLCNRKQTYLPITGTSAQENRSEASSPVAGTSASGPKNCSEVSVIGKSVLENNDQMSSASVAKIHTEITESLETSV; translated from the exons ATGC aTTTATCAATAatgccatacaaaattgtaaaaacttaTGAAAAGGGGGTCACACAACTAACAGCCGTACCAAGTACTTGGGAAGAAGATGGCGTCCTACGATGGCCTAGATATAACGAAAATAAATTAAGAAGAATTGAAGGTTCGCTTCCTGATAACAGCTGGCGAAAAATAAATTGCCAAGTGAAGAGATCCAATCTAATTACTTTTCTTAAAGCGGAACAGGAAGTAGACAAAATGTGTAAATACTCTGAAACAGAAACAGACGCTGATGAGCAAGATTTAAATTATGTGACAGACAATAGAGATATAACGTTCGAGGAAATTGTTCGAGATTGCATTGAG CGCGATAGTATTTCTCCAGGAGCATTGACTAACATAGTCGAAGCATCATCATCAGAGAGGCAAGAAAATGATGTACTATGTCAAATTGATGAAACAAGCCCTTTAGAAAACGCACCAATAGAAATTCATACTGATTCCAACGTTCAACAAAATGTGTCTCAGTCTGACAAAGCAAGAAACTTAGGAAACTCACTAATATTAATTCAACCTCAAGCTACCAATACTGATTCCAATGCTCAGCAGAATACGACTACCGAAGTACAAATTGATAACGCCTCTTTAACTTTGATGGTTCTGGGAAAGATAGAAACTTTGCAAGAAAATTACAAAACTCTCAACGAGAAAGTAACAGAAAATATCAAAGCCCAACAAGATGACAgaaaatttataagtgaaaGCATACAGTCCATTATGGTCGCTATATCCAATATTAGCGTTCAGTTTGAACATGTAATGAAACAGTTTAGCAGTGCAGAAAATAAAAAGCAAAAAGTAACCATACAGAATATTGCAAGTGAAAACGATCTTAACAATTTTGAAAAAGAGTTGGAAAATCCGGATACAGAAGTAGAATGGAAGAAAAAGTTTTTGATTATTTGCGGGAAAGGAAAAGGTCGGGGGATAAATAACGCATATGCATTGTCTGATTCAATGTTCAGTAGAAGCTTTTTAAACCAGTGCAGCTGGGCTGGAGGATCTCGAACGCCTGAACAAAAGATTTGCTTCAAAAGCCACACTAAAATCATAAATTTCTTTTTTGATATTGTTCATGAGTCAGATAGTTCATTTACCGTAATAGAATGCCACCAATTCTTCAAAACCATTCTGAAAAACTCACGCCAACGCAATGAAAGCAAACAAGAAAGAATATCTAGAACAAAGAATCGACCAAAAATAAAAGCAAACCGCAAGAACTTGTGTAACCGAAAACAGACATATTTACCCATTACCGGAACATCTGCACAAGAGAATCGCTCAGAGGCCTCTTCACCAGTTGCTGGTACGTCTGCCTCTGGTCCAAAAAACTGCTCAGAGGTATCAGTTATTGGAAAGTCTGTCCTAGAAAACAACGACCAGATGTCATCTGCATCTGTCGCAAAAATACATACTGAGATTACTGAGTCACTTGAAACATCTGtttaa
- the LOC134658734 gene encoding uncharacterized protein LOC134658734, which yields MNSKDWKKFKRSGGYRRKVKKVYENMVLSITPTTSTSVMLRNEQSDTKLSASGSVEEIFMEHEESSVDDYICSGSDSDTDISLNEELKKIDIRSDIRDWAVKYNISHIALNNLLNIMHNVMPHKMPLDARTLLKTNKVEICITEIGTGHYWHNGLLTQLQKTLQNHEVPNKITLNLNIDGLPIYKSSNHQLWPILCNITEIKYISPIVVGIYEGKSKPSDLNLYLKPFVNEMKQIENGFTITTLTGELKTIEVSIRAFICDSPARAFIKGVSNFNSKHGCLKCTVVGDYSHLSHTVIFPQIDCPKRNDDDFRNKKYGLHHKVDSPLIELKIDMIENFPVGDSLHLIDLGVMKRLLMGWRDGNFINKRTKWCHRDIEKVNEFLVTIKLPKEIHRSVRTIDVLSHWKGSEYRTFLLYLSLVILKHVLDSDAYKHFICLFCAITICSNENHFKFLRLAQALLNSFVKKFAQFYGKDYITSNVHNLSHLVDEVRKFGTLQSFNAYPFENKLQIIKHMLRQGNKPLTQVARRLHERNEVEMATYTNNELKYPFAKQCNSRNGHILILHFESFILSSQKHDKWFLTTDEKVIEIKAIRFNEDIRLEGYRIDNLIDAFDYPLKSSLINIYKCENYTASTSKNIHVFACADIKCKLVNVEYNSILYFIPLIHTL from the exons ATGAATTCAAAAGACTGGAAAAAGTTCAAGAGGAGTGGTGGTTATAGGAGAAAAGTAAAAAAGGTTTACGAAAATATGGTCTTAAGCATTACACCTACTACTTCTACTTCTGTAATGCTACGAAATGAACAATCTGATACCAAATTATCAGCCAGTGGTTCCGTAGAGGAAATTTTTATGGAACATGAGGAAAGCAGTGTGGACGACTATATTTGTAGCGGCAGTGACAGTGATACAGATATATCTTTAAATGAAGAATTGAAGAAGATTGATATTCGTAGTGATATCAGAGACTGGGCAgtgaaatataatatttcacATATCGCTTtaaataacttattaaatataatgcaTAATGTAATGCCTCATAAAATGCCATTGGATGCGCGTACATTgctcaaaacaaataaagtagaAATATGCATTACAGAAATTGGTACTGGTCATTACTGGCATAATggattacttacacaattacaAAAAACTTTACAAAATCATGAAGTGCCCAATAAAATAACTTTGAATTTAAATATCGATGGTTTACCGATATACAAAAGCTCGAATCATCAACTCTGGCCAATACTGTGCAACATAactgaaataaaatacatatcacCCATCGTAGTGGGAATATATGAAGGGAAATCAAAACCTTCCGATTTAAacttatatttaaaacctttcgtaaatgaaatgaaacaaaTTGAGAATGGCTTCACAATTACCACTTTGACTGGAGAGCTAAAGACGATTGAAGTTAGTATAAGAGCATTTATATGCGATTCTCCTGCGAGGGCTTTTATAAAAG GTGTTTCTAATTTCAATAGTAAGCACGGATGTTTAAAATGCACTGTGGTTGGTGATTATTCACATTTGTCACATACAGTGATATTCCCGCAGATAGATTGTCCAAAAAGAAACGATGATGACTTTCGCAACAAGAAGTATGGACTACATCATAAAGTTGATTCACCTCTAATTGAATTAAAAATCGATATGATTGAAAATTTTCCAGTTGGTGATTCACTTCATCTCATAGACCTCGGAGTTATGAAGCGTCTATTAATGGGATGGCGAGATGGAAATTTTATTAACAAACGTACTAAATGGTGCCATCGCGATATTGAAAAAGTAAATGAATTTTTGGTAACGATTAAGTTACCCAAAGAAATACACAGATCTGTCCGGACTATTGATGTTTTATCGCATTGGAAAGGTTCCGAATACCGGACTTTTTTATTATACCTGAGTTTAGTAATACTGAAGCATGTTTTAGATTCTGACGCATACAAACATTTCATTTGCTTATTCTGTGCCATCACAATTTGTTCAAATGAAAATCATTTTAAGTTTTTACGTCTAGCACAGGCGTTATTAAATTCATTTGTGAAAAAATTTGCACAATTTTATGGAAAAGATTACATTACAAGTAATGTGCATAATTTATCACATCTCGTTGATGAGGTTCGAAAATTTGGCACTTTACAAAGTTTTAATGCATACCCTTTTGAGAATAAACTCCAAATTATCAAACATATGTTGAGACAGGGAAATAAGCCATTGACACAAGTAGCTAGAAGGTTGCATGAAAGAAATGAAGTCGAAATGGCCACTTACACTAATAACGAATTGAAGTATCCTTTTGCAAAACAATGCAACAGCAGAAATGGACATATATTAATACTACATTTtgaatcttttattttatcatcccAAAAACACGATAAATGGTTTTTAACGACGGACGAAAAAGTTATTGAAATAAAAGCAATACGTTTTAATGAAGATATAAGACTAGAAGGATACCGCATAGATAATTTAATTGACGCTTTTGACTATCCCTTAAAATCttcattaattaatatttataaatgtgaAAATTACACTGCTAGTACTTCAAAAAATATACATGTGTTTGCATGTGCTGACATTAAATGTAAATTGGTTAATGTAGAATATAATTCAATTTTGTATTTCATACCATTAATACAtactttgtaa